TTCATTGGAGTGCCTTCAATCTCTGTGGCGAGGGGTGTGATACGGCACTCATCCTAGGTTCTGAGGGTTTTCCAAACTATTTCTGTACGTTTTGTTCAGGTTTAAAAGCGGTAACACTTGGGTGGATTTCTTTAACCATCTCGTGACCTACTCGTCGGTAAAAGAATGACTGTCGCGGCCGCCTCGGCGAGAGGGAGCGCCGGCCGCGCGAACTCAGCGATTCCGACCTAGACCGGCCACGCCTCGGCGCGGATCTGCTTGCGCTGTTCGACAGTCGGCACTCGGACGGTCAGGGCCGAGGGATCGACCTCCATCTCGAGGTACGACGACTGCCCCAGCGGATCCCCGTCGAGTTGAATATCAACGTCGTCACCGGCTTCGACGACGACCTTGCGGCACTTCCGAATATTCGTGTGCAGCCCGCGTGAGGCTCGACGGCCGGCGATCGACGCGAGCACGCCGACCCACTGCCCGAGGTTCTTCGGGCTGACGATGAGCACGTCGAGCATGCCGTCGTCGATGACCGCCTGCGGCAGCAGTTGGATGCCGCCCTGCAGCCGGCCGCAATTGCCGCCGAGGACCGAGCGCACCCTCGCCGAGATCCGATATTCGTCGTCGAACGTGACCTTTACATGACTGGGTTTGCCGGTGAGCTTCCGCGATCCCGCTTCGACATAGGCGAGCCATCCGAGTCGCGCCTTGAGATCATCGCTGGTGTCGGCCATGACCGCGGCATCGAATCCGAGCCCGGTCATCACGGTGAAGATATGGGTGTCGCCGTCCGGGGCGGTCTTCGCCTTCCCCACGTCGATCTCCCGGTTGCGCCCCCACAGGGCGATCCGCAGCGCCCACTCCGTCTTATCGAGGACGAGATCGATATTGCGTGCGAGCAGGTTTCCCGTTCCCAGCGGCACGATCCCCATCGGAGTCGAAGTTCCCGCCAGCGCCGAGGCGACCGCGCGGATTGTCCCGTCACCGCCGGCGGCGATGACGACGTCGACCCCCTCGTCGAGGGCGCGGGTGGCGGCTCCCTCACCCGAGTCGTCGACGGTGGTCTCGAGCACGAGCGGAGGGCTCCATCCCTCGAAACGGCAGATCGCCTCGGCGGTGGAGGACAGATTGTGGACATCGGTCTTCGTGGGATTGACGATGAGTGCGGCACGGTACCGGGCGGAATCATCGACGACTTCGTCGGAGAGGTTCGCCGGGTGGGCATAGCGTCTCATCGTGTTGAGGGCGCGACGAACGCCGGTGCGGCGGCCGATGAGGAACGCGGCCACGAGCACAGCGAGTGCGCCGATGATGATGACCCAGGTCATCAGGGGATCCAACTCGATGATCATGGCCCAAATGTACAGTGCGGAACTCAAACGCGAGCTGAGGGTCGAATATCGAAAACAGGCCCGGCCCGTTAAGCTGAGAGGGTGATCGATCTAGCGCTTCTCAGAGACAACCCGGCCCTGTTCAAGGCATCGCAGGAGGCTCGCGGGGCATCCGTCGAGCTCATTGACGAGGTCATCGCCGCCGATTCTGCTCGTCGTGCGGCCATCACCGCCTTCGAAGACGCACGTGCGGATCAGAAGTCCTTCTCCTCTCAGATTGCGAAGGCGGCGAAGGAGGACAAGCCGGCACTCATCGCTGAAGGCAAGGCGAAGTCCGAGGCCGTGAAGTCGCTGTCCGCGGAGTCCGAAGAAGCCACTTTCGCCTTCGACCAGCTCGTATCGAAGGTCCCGAACCTCATCATCGACGGCATCCCGTCGGGCGGCGAAGAGAACTTCGTGACGCTCAAGACCGTCGGCGAGCCCCGCGACTTCACCCCGGACGGCTTCGAACCGCTCGACCACCTCGAGATCGGCGAGAAGCTCAAGGCCATCGACACCGCCCGTGGCACAAAGGTCTCCGGATCGCGCTTCCATTACCTCACCGGATTCGGTGCGAAGCTCGAGATGGCTCTGCTCAACCTCGCGCGTGACGTCGCCGAGGAAGCCGGATTCAGCCCGACCATCACCCCGACCCTCGTTCGTCCTGAAGTCATGCGGGGCACCGGCTTCCTCGGCGAGCACGCCGACGAGGTCTACCGCCTCGAAGCCGACGACCTGTTCCTCGTCGGCACCTCCGAGGTGCCACTGGCCGGTTACCACATGGACGAGATCATCGACCTGACCGACGGTCCGCTGCGCTACGCCGGAATCTCCTCTTGCTACCGCCGTGAGGCCGGTTCCTATGGCAAGGACACCCGCGGAATCATCCGCGTCCACCAGTTCCAGAAGGTCGAGATGTTCGCCTACGTCCCGGTCGAGGGCGCCGAGGCCGAACATGAGCGGATGCTGTCGCTGCAGGAGAAGATGCTCGGACTGTGCGAGCTGCCCTACCGAGTCATCGATACCGCCGCCGGCGACCTCGGCGATTCGGCCGCCCGGAAATTCGACTGTGAAGCCTGGGTGCCGACCCAGGGCACCTACCGCGAACTGACCTCGACGTCGAACTGCACGACCTTCCAGGCCCGGCGTCTGCAGATCCGCGAACGCCGCGAGGGTTCGACCCGCCCTGTGGCCACCCTCAACGGAACCATGGCCAACACCCGTTGGCTGGTGCCGATCCTCGAGAACCATCAGCAGGCGGACGGCTCGGTCACGGTGCCGGAGGCACTGCGGCCCTACCTCGGCGGGATGACCGCCCAGGGGCCGGAAGGCCCGCGCTTCTGAGGCTGTGTCGGATCGCGGGGCACTGACCGTTCGGCGGAACTGAGCGGAACATGGTTGGGTTCGGCCGCCTCGGCGCCGGTAGGAACGACGATAAGAGAATCTACGAATACGTTGGGAGACACATTGACCCCGCACCTCATCGCACTCGATGTCGACGGCACGATCGTCGGCTACGACGGATCCCTGTCGGAGTCGGTGAAGCAGGTGCTCGATCGGCTCGCCGAGGATGGTCACCATCTCGTGATCTCCACCGGCCGTGCCCTGCCGGGTGCGCTCGAGGTCGTCCACGCGCTCGATCTCAAGCACGGTTTCATCGTGTGCTCGAACGGGTCCGTCGTCGTCCGCCTCGACCCGGAGCTGCCGTTGGGGTGGGAGATGCACCATGTGGTGTCGTTCGACCCGAAGGATGCGCTCGAGCAGATGCACGCGGCGCTGCCGACGGCGCTGTTCCTCGTCGAGGATCCGGACCTGCACCGGTGGGCGTCCGGAGCCTTCCCGGTCGGTGAACTCGCCGAATCGGACACTCTCGACATCGTCGACTTCGAAGCGCTGCTGACCAAGCGGGCCACCCGCATCGTCATGCGCGAGGT
Above is a window of Brevibacterium siliguriense DNA encoding:
- a CDS encoding diacylglycerol/lipid kinase family protein, with the protein product MIIELDPLMTWVIIIGALAVLVAAFLIGRRTGVRRALNTMRRYAHPANLSDEVVDDSARYRAALIVNPTKTDVHNLSSTAEAICRFEGWSPPLVLETTVDDSGEGAATRALDEGVDVVIAAGGDGTIRAVASALAGTSTPMGIVPLGTGNLLARNIDLVLDKTEWALRIALWGRNREIDVGKAKTAPDGDTHIFTVMTGLGFDAAVMADTSDDLKARLGWLAYVEAGSRKLTGKPSHVKVTFDDEYRISARVRSVLGGNCGRLQGGIQLLPQAVIDDGMLDVLIVSPKNLGQWVGVLASIAGRRASRGLHTNIRKCRKVVVEAGDDVDIQLDGDPLGQSSYLEMEVDPSALTVRVPTVEQRKQIRAEAWPV
- the serS gene encoding serine--tRNA ligase, yielding MIDLALLRDNPALFKASQEARGASVELIDEVIAADSARRAAITAFEDARADQKSFSSQIAKAAKEDKPALIAEGKAKSEAVKSLSAESEEATFAFDQLVSKVPNLIIDGIPSGGEENFVTLKTVGEPRDFTPDGFEPLDHLEIGEKLKAIDTARGTKVSGSRFHYLTGFGAKLEMALLNLARDVAEEAGFSPTITPTLVRPEVMRGTGFLGEHADEVYRLEADDLFLVGTSEVPLAGYHMDEIIDLTDGPLRYAGISSCYRREAGSYGKDTRGIIRVHQFQKVEMFAYVPVEGAEAEHERMLSLQEKMLGLCELPYRVIDTAAGDLGDSAARKFDCEAWVPTQGTYRELTSTSNCTTFQARRLQIRERREGSTRPVATLNGTMANTRWLVPILENHQQADGSVTVPEALRPYLGGMTAQGPEGPRF
- a CDS encoding HAD family hydrolase, with translation MGDTLTPHLIALDVDGTIVGYDGSLSESVKQVLDRLAEDGHHLVISTGRALPGALEVVHALDLKHGFIVCSNGSVVVRLDPELPLGWEMHHVVSFDPKDALEQMHAALPTALFLVEDPDLHRWASGAFPVGELAESDTLDIVDFEALLTKRATRIVMREVNGTAEEFAAAVDSLGLHEVSYSVGWSNWLDIAPDGVSKASGLEIVAEELGVEHAHTVGAGDGLNDLEMIEWVEHGIVMGQSKDELKVHASVVTDSVADDGLATALVDYFTLDPRLLDAEGTTNTRP